The following are from one region of the Deltaproteobacteria bacterium genome:
- a CDS encoding NAD-dependent epimerase/dehydratase family protein, translated as MRVFVTGATGFIGQAVVNALLKAGHGVSGLARSDAKAAELEKAGAKAIRGDMAQPATWRAAAAEHDALVHAAVDYASDTPAKDRACIEGLIEAAQSGKAKSLVFTSGVWVLGNCPSGAGEDASTAEPFAGVTWRPAHEQRVLSAARETLHTAVLRPGLVYGGHGSLTGDWFATATKDGAARVVGDGKNHVPYVHRDDLAQLYRLVLEHAAGGIFHGVDGASLTQLEAATAASQAAGCNGKVNHVSREDAKKTMGGLSDALCIDQVVRAPRALALGWKPARASFASAAAEAFGEWKKAGGH; from the coding sequence ATGCGCGTGTTCGTGACCGGGGCGACGGGCTTCATTGGCCAGGCGGTGGTGAACGCCCTCTTGAAGGCAGGCCACGGCGTGAGCGGTCTGGCGCGCTCGGACGCGAAGGCCGCGGAACTCGAGAAGGCCGGCGCCAAGGCCATCCGCGGTGACATGGCCCAGCCTGCGACCTGGCGCGCTGCCGCTGCCGAGCACGACGCGCTCGTGCACGCGGCCGTCGACTACGCCTCCGACACGCCCGCGAAGGACCGCGCGTGCATCGAGGGCCTCATCGAGGCGGCGCAATCCGGCAAGGCCAAGAGCCTGGTCTTCACCAGCGGCGTGTGGGTGCTCGGCAATTGTCCGAGCGGCGCGGGCGAGGACGCGTCGACCGCCGAGCCGTTCGCGGGCGTGACCTGGCGACCGGCGCACGAGCAGCGCGTCCTCTCCGCCGCGCGCGAGACGCTGCACACCGCCGTCCTCCGTCCGGGTCTGGTGTACGGCGGCCACGGCAGCCTCACCGGCGACTGGTTCGCGACCGCGACGAAGGACGGCGCCGCGCGCGTGGTGGGCGACGGCAAGAACCACGTGCCCTACGTCCACCGCGACGACCTGGCGCAGCTCTATCGCCTGGTGCTCGAGCACGCCGCGGGCGGCATCTTCCACGGCGTCGACGGCGCGTCGCTCACGCAGCTCGAAGCCGCGACCGCCGCGAGCCAGGCCGCCGGGTGTAACGGAAAGGTTAACCACGTCTCGCGCGAGGACGCGAAGAAGACCATGGGCGGCCTCTCGGACGCGCTCTGCATCGACCAGGTGGTGCGCGCCCCGCGTGCGCTCGCGCTCGGGTGGAAGCCCGCGCGCGCGAGCTTCGCGTCCGCAGCCGCCGAGGCGTTCGGCGAGTGGAAGAAGGCCGGGGGCCACTGA